From Limnochordia bacterium, one genomic window encodes:
- the coaBC gene encoding bifunctional phosphopantothenoylcysteine decarboxylase/phosphopantothenate--cysteine ligase CoaBC: MQGKRVVLGITGSIAAYKGAQICSDLVKAGAIVDVIMTKAAMEFIGPLTLQNIANSKVHTDMFALPDNYDVEHISLAQSADLVLIAPATANCLAKLASGLADDLLTCTVLASKAPVVIAPAMNTNMYLNSITQENIQRLKDRGMRFVEPASGRLACGMIGQGRLASVDLIVDTVRLVLGDAGDLAGKKIVVTGGGNREPIDPVRFIGNRSSGKTGVYIAREARDRGAQVVLISGPTELTPPVGVEFVGVETALEMLAAVQEHTKSCDALIMSAAVADYRVENAALSKQKKQERLTIDLVQNPDILASTNGDFIKIGFAAETENLLPAMKEKILKKNLDLIVGNLVGQPGRGFESETNQVVIMDREGTTEHWPMMEKERMATKILDRLQNLLAEK; the protein is encoded by the coding sequence ATGCAGGGTAAAAGAGTAGTACTTGGCATCACCGGAAGTATCGCAGCTTACAAAGGGGCTCAGATTTGCAGTGATCTAGTCAAAGCAGGAGCAATAGTTGACGTGATCATGACTAAGGCTGCCATGGAGTTTATAGGGCCACTAACATTGCAGAACATCGCTAACAGTAAAGTGCACACGGATATGTTTGCTCTACCAGATAATTACGATGTGGAACATATATCCTTAGCACAGAGCGCGGATTTGGTTCTAATTGCCCCGGCTACTGCTAACTGTTTGGCAAAGCTGGCTTCAGGTCTGGCAGATGATTTACTAACTTGTACAGTCTTGGCCTCCAAGGCGCCTGTGGTAATCGCTCCGGCAATGAACACAAACATGTATCTAAACTCCATTACCCAGGAGAACATCCAAAGACTCAAAGACCGGGGGATGCGCTTTGTTGAGCCGGCCTCCGGTAGATTGGCCTGTGGAATGATTGGACAAGGTCGTCTTGCTTCTGTGGACCTGATCGTGGATACGGTGCGTCTGGTCCTCGGGGATGCGGGAGACTTGGCCGGGAAAAAAATAGTGGTCACTGGGGGCGGCAATCGAGAGCCTATTGATCCGGTACGCTTTATCGGGAATCGTTCCTCTGGCAAGACCGGAGTTTATATAGCCAGGGAGGCGCGGGATCGGGGTGCCCAGGTCGTGTTGATCTCAGGTCCGACGGAATTGACCCCGCCGGTTGGCGTGGAGTTTGTTGGGGTTGAGACTGCCTTGGAAATGCTAGCAGCAGTGCAAGAACATACTAAGTCTTGTGATGCGTTGATTATGTCTGCGGCTGTTGCCGACTATCGGGTGGAAAATGCAGCTTTAAGCAAGCAGAAAAAGCAAGAGCGGCTGACGATAGACTTGGTCCAGAACCCGGATATTCTAGCCAGCACCAACGGTGATTTTATTAAAATTGGTTTTGCCGCAGAAACAGAGAATCTGTTGCCTGCTATGAAGGAGAAAATACTCAAGAAGAATCTTGATCTAATCGTGGGCAACTTGGTAGGGCAGCCCGGCCGCGGATTTGAGTCTGAGACCAATCAAGTGGTGATCATGGATCGAGAAGGCACCACGGAGCATTGGCCTATGATGGAGAAAGAAAGGATGGCAACGAAAATTCTAGATCGACTGCAAAATCTACTTGCCGAAAAGTAG
- a CDS encoding CpsD/CapB family tyrosine-protein kinase, producing MDKRASGAITNLDPKSPVAEAYRMLRSNIQFAGIDRELKTLLITSAGPEEGKSTTLHNLGVVMAQSGKKTIIVGCDMRKPTLHRICGGHNRVGITTVLLGEMSVDEAIQKTDVPGLSLLNSGPVPPNPSELVGSAGMEHLLDELKGRADIVLVDSPPVIAVADAVILAAKVDGVILVVNAGHTQYQAAKDAKAALDNAKANVIGAVLNNVQVSKGNYYYYYYYYDQTEEQA from the coding sequence TTGGACAAGCGAGCCAGTGGTGCTATCACAAACCTAGATCCAAAATCGCCGGTAGCCGAAGCCTATCGTATGCTGAGAAGTAACATTCAGTTTGCGGGCATCGATCGGGAGTTAAAGACGCTCCTTATTACCAGCGCAGGTCCCGAGGAAGGAAAGTCGACGACCCTTCACAATCTTGGGGTAGTAATGGCCCAAAGTGGCAAGAAGACAATTATTGTCGGGTGTGATATGCGCAAACCAACCTTGCATCGTATCTGTGGAGGGCATAACCGGGTGGGCATAACCACCGTTCTCTTGGGTGAGATGTCTGTGGATGAGGCTATCCAGAAGACCGATGTCCCGGGTCTTTCGCTACTGAATTCAGGACCAGTTCCTCCTAATCCATCGGAGCTTGTTGGTTCAGCGGGGATGGAACACCTACTTGATGAACTAAAGGGGAGGGCGGATATCGTTTTAGTTGACAGTCCTCCGGTAATCGCCGTGGCCGATGCAGTTATACTCGCCGCAAAGGTAGATGGAGTCATTCTTGTGGTAAACGCAGGGCATACCCAGTATCAAGCTGCAAAGGATGCCAAGGCAGCCTTGGACAACGCCAAAGCCAACGTCATCGGTGCGGTCTTAAACAATGTTCAGGTCAGTAAGGGGAATTATTACTACTACTATTACTACTATGATCAGACTGAGGAACAAGCCTGA
- a CDS encoding aspartate 1-decarboxylase, with protein sequence MRNMLKSKLHRARVTDANVNYEGSITIDEGLMELADLVPWEKVQVVDVTNGARLETYVIPGERDSGCIQINGAAARLIFPDDLVIIFSYTWVDEATAREYEPRIILLDQHNRPKKAKEA encoded by the coding sequence ATGCGGAATATGCTTAAAAGCAAGCTGCATCGAGCTAGAGTCACCGATGCCAATGTTAACTACGAAGGTAGTATCACCATAGACGAGGGATTAATGGAACTAGCTGATCTAGTGCCGTGGGAAAAAGTGCAAGTTGTGGATGTGACCAACGGGGCACGACTTGAAACCTACGTTATACCAGGTGAGAGGGATAGTGGCTGCATTCAGATAAACGGAGCGGCGGCCCGTCTTATTTTCCCGGATGATCTTGTAATTATTTTTTCCTACACTTGGGTTGATGAGGCTACAGCTCGTGAGTATGAGCCTCGGATCATATTACTGGATCAGCATAATCGTCCGAAAAAGGCCAAGGAGGCATAG
- a CDS encoding type III pantothenate kinase: MLLTIDVGNTNITIGAFKGECLLKTWRIATRSDRTIDEYRLMFRAFLEEVDSSNGLVHGCVISSVVPNVTPLITETVRHLWAVDALVVGPGVKSGIKVRGDNPREVGADRIVNAVATYQFYPTPAIVVDCGTAISFDVVTDKGEYIGGAIAPGVGMVSDALVVRTAKLKRVELNRPVRAIGRNTEECMQSGIVFGYIGLIEYILDKIANELNEEPYVVFTGGQGGVLINEFKDRYTHDPELTLKGLQIIAKLNGW; encoded by the coding sequence GTGTTGCTGACTATCGATGTGGGAAATACTAATATCACAATCGGAGCGTTCAAGGGCGAATGCCTGCTAAAAACCTGGCGGATAGCCACCCGCTCAGACCGGACAATCGACGAATATCGGTTAATGTTTCGGGCCTTTCTTGAAGAAGTAGATTCCTCAAATGGTCTAGTCCATGGTTGTGTTATAAGTAGTGTAGTGCCAAATGTTACTCCCCTTATCACTGAAACTGTACGGCATCTTTGGGCTGTTGACGCATTAGTTGTTGGTCCAGGAGTAAAAAGCGGGATCAAGGTGCGCGGGGATAACCCCCGGGAAGTGGGTGCCGACCGCATTGTAAATGCAGTAGCCACCTATCAGTTCTATCCAACGCCAGCGATCGTTGTCGATTGCGGAACTGCTATTAGCTTCGATGTGGTTACAGACAAAGGGGAATATATCGGAGGGGCAATTGCACCTGGTGTTGGCATGGTATCCGATGCTCTTGTTGTTCGCACAGCTAAACTGAAACGGGTGGAGCTAAACCGACCAGTACGCGCAATCGGACGCAATACTGAAGAGTGCATGCAGTCTGGTATTGTGTTTGGGTATATTGGTTTAATCGAGTACATCTTAGATAAGATTGCCAACGAACTTAATGAGGAACCCTATGTTGTTTTTACCGGGGGACAAGGCGGGGTTTTGATCAATGAGTTTAAGGATCGGTATACACATGATCCCGAGCTGACCCTGAAAGGACTACAAATTATTGCCAAGTTGAATGGGTGGTAG
- a CDS encoding GumC family protein, with translation MESMEIMEYWRIIVRRKEIIIVLLLTALISSYVASELTEPVYEASTTIMIRDPTSSLEIPFFDTGALSGKNPVQNYVEILKSRHLAQFAASKLGLEDDPHSSEFLGFKQGISVLPVQGTDTIRISVQSTDPKFAAEVANTVVEAFIELNQLANQEEARNARVFIEEQLTIVQQDLLAAEEALNRYRTEHKVIAPLQESASLVSELSALDKMMAETMVQISEAKTRMSKLEEQLTQQDQTLIASRSVTDNPLLMEHRAELGRLEVQLAALKQTYTGVHPQVIAVEAQIDEVKRQMAVALQDVVDSESRATNPVYQSILQDLIAWQIEVIALEARLSTLQDLVEDKQQAMGGLPSTEMEVQRLTRNLSVTEELYTLLLTKYEEIRITEAMKSANVQIVDKAVVPQHAIKPRKKLNLAISGFLGLFVGCGLAFFLEYIDTTIKTAEEVEELLGLPVLGMIPNFDDSNRPRKRKRKRMSPKSGSAKRSI, from the coding sequence ATGGAAAGCATGGAAATCATGGAGTACTGGCGAATCATAGTCAGGCGCAAGGAGATCATCATCGTTTTGCTCCTGACCGCGCTCATCAGCAGTTATGTTGCCAGTGAACTTACAGAGCCGGTCTACGAAGCTTCTACGACGATTATGATCCGTGATCCGACTAGCAGCCTCGAGATTCCCTTTTTCGATACGGGGGCGTTATCAGGGAAGAACCCTGTGCAAAACTACGTCGAGATTCTAAAAAGCCGTCATTTGGCTCAGTTTGCGGCATCGAAGCTCGGATTAGAAGATGACCCCCATTCCTCTGAGTTTCTGGGTTTTAAGCAAGGTATTAGTGTGCTACCTGTACAAGGGACAGATACGATTCGGATTAGTGTTCAGTCCACGGATCCTAAGTTCGCCGCTGAGGTGGCAAATACTGTAGTTGAGGCCTTCATTGAGTTGAATCAACTGGCCAATCAAGAGGAGGCAAGAAACGCAAGGGTCTTTATTGAAGAACAGCTGACCATCGTACAGCAGGATCTACTGGCCGCGGAGGAGGCGCTAAATAGGTACCGGACTGAGCATAAGGTAATTGCGCCCCTACAGGAGAGCGCGTCATTGGTTTCAGAGTTGAGCGCGCTAGACAAAATGATGGCCGAGACGATGGTGCAGATTAGTGAGGCAAAAACTCGAATGTCTAAACTAGAGGAGCAGTTAACACAGCAAGATCAGACCCTGATTGCCTCCCGGTCGGTCACTGATAATCCGCTCCTAATGGAACACCGGGCCGAGCTCGGACGCTTAGAGGTGCAGCTTGCAGCGTTGAAACAAACATATACAGGTGTTCATCCGCAGGTGATAGCTGTTGAGGCACAAATCGATGAGGTGAAACGGCAGATGGCTGTCGCCCTTCAAGATGTCGTTGATAGCGAAAGCCGGGCGACAAACCCAGTGTACCAGAGTATTCTACAGGATCTGATTGCCTGGCAAATTGAGGTCATTGCTCTTGAGGCTAGGTTGAGTACTCTACAAGATCTGGTGGAGGACAAGCAGCAGGCTATGGGAGGCCTACCCAGTACAGAAATGGAAGTACAAAGGCTAACGCGAAACCTTAGCGTAACCGAGGAGTTGTACACTCTCCTTCTGACAAAGTATGAGGAGATCCGGATCACCGAAGCCATGAAATCAGCTAACGTGCAGATCGTGGATAAAGCGGTGGTGCCTCAGCATGCGATCAAGCCAAGAAAGAAACTGAACCTGGCTATATCAGGGTTTCTGGGTCTGTTTGTTGGTTGTGGTTTAGCCTTCTTCCTAGAGTATATTGATACCACAATCAAGACCGCTGAAGAGGTAGAGGAACTGTTGGGATTGCCTGTACTGGGGATGATTCCTAACTTTGATGATTCCAATAGACCACGAAAACGCAAAAGGAAACGAATGAGCCCCAAAAGTGGCTCTGCAAAACGTAGTATCTGA
- a CDS encoding tyrosine protein phosphatase, producing MVVVDIHTHVLPGLDDGADSMEEAVAMLRTAEEAGIASAIATPHFLMKDEWESYIHAAQLSFAELTKQAAGNGLGISLHLGFEVEFDSGLLNINDVTPLTLAGTGVYLLLELPLNQIPPCVEEVLFRVLVKGVIPIIAHPERNAVVYHQPEFLHWLVEQGALLQVNAGSLLGVFGTRVREVAWSLLEAKMVHVIASDMHRKSGHRGVCYGQVKQELQGRIEPHYLKALLEDNPSAVLAGREVKVEDPLPLPRFGVKPPWWQRILGRLKGSNEI from the coding sequence ATGGTTGTAGTTGATATTCATACGCATGTTCTTCCGGGCCTTGATGATGGTGCGGATAGTATGGAAGAAGCCGTGGCAATGCTTCGCACAGCAGAGGAAGCGGGTATTGCTAGCGCGATTGCAACTCCCCATTTCCTGATGAAAGATGAGTGGGAAAGCTATATTCACGCTGCGCAGTTGTCCTTTGCAGAACTAACTAAGCAAGCGGCGGGTAATGGTCTGGGAATATCCCTTCATTTAGGCTTTGAAGTGGAGTTTGATAGCGGTCTGCTCAATATCAATGACGTTACTCCGTTGACCCTTGCAGGTACCGGGGTTTATTTGCTATTAGAGTTGCCGTTGAATCAGATTCCGCCCTGTGTCGAGGAGGTCCTATTCCGAGTCCTAGTTAAAGGAGTAATACCTATCATTGCCCATCCCGAGCGGAACGCGGTGGTGTATCATCAACCGGAGTTCTTGCATTGGCTAGTGGAGCAGGGGGCATTGCTTCAAGTTAATGCAGGCAGCCTGCTTGGGGTATTCGGGACACGGGTGAGGGAAGTGGCCTGGTCCCTACTTGAAGCCAAAATGGTTCATGTTATTGCCTCGGACATGCATCGTAAGTCAGGACATCGGGGAGTATGTTATGGACAAGTGAAGCAGGAGCTCCAAGGGCGAATTGAACCGCATTATTTGAAGGCACTCTTGGAGGATAATCCCTCGGCAGTGCTTGCGGGGCGAGAAGTCAAGGTTGAAGATCCCCTTCCCCTGCCGAGGTTTGGTGTAAAGCCCCCTTGGTGGCAAAGAATCCTAGGAAGGCTAAAAGGCTCTAACGAGATTTGA
- the nagA gene encoding N-acetylglucosamine-6-phosphate deacetylase, with product MRGITYIINGSVVTPTGIISPGYVGLSNGCIAEVGPMDALCASSDSETIDVLGCLVLPGLIDIHTHGSGGLEVLTADWQDMAKLARNMLRFGVTSFLPTLTATRLQTMYQTTKAARIAQGKSHGGANILGVYFEGPYMNPEYRGAQPLEHVRNPVPGEYLPLLDECEDMLRIMLVAPELPGALKLIEECTSRGIIAALGHCKPTYELAKQAVASGADHAVHAFNACPDFKKRDPGLAGAFLNSEQMYIEIIADGNHLHPAAIEIAYKLKGPDKMILISDSVPLAGLPDGVYECWDQHIEIRGSRANLADSPGVLAGSVAGLNQCLGVAVSDVGIPLENAVQMASTTPAKRLGLQSKGRIEPGLDADIAVLNRDYSARMTLVGGKVGFRQDD from the coding sequence TTGCGGGGAATAACTTATATTATCAATGGAAGTGTAGTGACCCCAACTGGGATCATCTCCCCAGGATATGTGGGTCTTAGTAATGGCTGTATTGCCGAGGTAGGACCGATGGACGCATTATGTGCGTCGTCGGATTCTGAGACCATTGATGTGTTGGGCTGTCTTGTCCTACCGGGCCTAATCGATATCCATACCCATGGCAGTGGTGGGTTGGAGGTATTGACTGCAGATTGGCAGGACATGGCCAAGTTAGCAAGGAACATGCTTAGGTTTGGAGTGACTTCTTTCTTGCCAACACTGACAGCCACTAGGCTACAGACCATGTACCAAACCACCAAGGCCGCACGCATTGCCCAAGGGAAGAGTCATGGTGGTGCCAACATCCTCGGAGTTTACTTCGAAGGTCCGTACATGAATCCCGAGTACCGGGGAGCTCAGCCTTTGGAGCATGTTCGAAACCCGGTGCCCGGTGAGTACTTACCACTTCTAGATGAGTGTGAGGACATGCTACGAATAATGCTTGTGGCGCCGGAATTGCCCGGGGCGCTAAAACTCATTGAGGAGTGTACCTCGCGGGGGATCATAGCTGCCTTGGGTCATTGTAAACCAACCTATGAACTCGCAAAGCAGGCAGTGGCCTCTGGTGCTGACCATGCGGTTCATGCATTTAACGCTTGTCCGGATTTCAAGAAACGGGATCCGGGGCTGGCGGGGGCGTTCTTGAACTCCGAACAGATGTATATCGAGATTATTGCCGACGGTAATCATTTGCATCCAGCTGCAATTGAGATCGCCTACAAGCTAAAAGGACCGGACAAGATGATCCTGATCAGTGATAGTGTACCCCTAGCGGGGCTACCCGATGGGGTATACGAGTGTTGGGATCAGCACATTGAGATTCGGGGCTCCAGAGCTAATCTTGCCGATAGTCCTGGTGTGCTTGCAGGTAGTGTAGCGGGTCTTAATCAGTGCTTAGGTGTGGCGGTCAGTGATGTGGGTATTCCCCTGGAGAATGCGGTGCAGATGGCTTCAACCACTCCTGCAAAGCGCCTAGGGCTGCAGAGTAAGGGCCGTATCGAGCCGGGGTTGGACGCAGATATCGCGGTTCTAAACCGGGATTACTCTGCGCGGATGACCTTGGTCGGTGGCAAGGTGGGTTTTAGGCAGGACGACTAA
- a CDS encoding DUF2520 domain-containing protein, whose product MHSGQLATYFGDIGIIGAGAVGFGLGYALQKAGLGPVAIASRTEARALELADGLKQGKVCTPEELVALCQTVFLTVSDDQIKKVCDELAWNAQSIVIHCSGAHSLDVLGAVHSAGGRRGAFHPLSSFPSRSLSKERFQRTFFGVESDDDTLQDALISLAEAIGQGALTVAGEKRVLYHICGVIASNYLVALVDAALDLFCTVGFTQEEGLEALLPLILATCDNIQRVGSKEALSGPIARGDTGTVLTHLKALQELGNPDLQALYVTLGRLTVNVAWEKGTITDRQYEILMDVFKQEGRMGNAEYA is encoded by the coding sequence ATGCATAGTGGTCAATTGGCAACTTATTTTGGAGACATCGGCATTATTGGTGCTGGTGCTGTTGGTTTTGGTCTAGGCTATGCTCTTCAAAAAGCGGGCCTAGGTCCTGTGGCTATTGCCAGCCGCACCGAGGCTAGGGCATTAGAGTTGGCCGATGGGCTCAAACAAGGAAAGGTTTGCACTCCAGAGGAGCTAGTAGCTTTGTGTCAGACGGTGTTTCTTACGGTCTCCGATGATCAGATCAAGAAGGTCTGTGATGAGTTAGCTTGGAACGCGCAAAGTATCGTAATCCATTGTAGCGGAGCCCATAGTCTTGACGTGCTAGGCGCGGTGCATAGCGCCGGTGGTCGGCGGGGAGCGTTCCACCCGTTAAGTAGCTTTCCTAGTCGTAGCTTGAGTAAAGAACGATTTCAACGGACTTTCTTTGGAGTTGAAAGTGATGATGATACCCTCCAAGATGCTCTGATTTCCTTGGCGGAGGCTATTGGTCAAGGGGCCTTGACCGTTGCCGGAGAGAAGCGTGTCTTGTACCATATTTGTGGAGTCATAGCATCTAATTACCTGGTTGCTTTGGTTGACGCGGCATTGGATCTGTTCTGTACCGTTGGGTTTACCCAAGAGGAAGGATTAGAAGCCCTTTTGCCTTTGATCCTAGCTACCTGTGATAATATCCAGCGGGTTGGCTCAAAGGAAGCGTTGAGTGGACCCATTGCCCGGGGAGATACGGGGACAGTCCTTACGCATCTTAAGGCGCTACAGGAGCTAGGGAATCCAGATTTGCAGGCCCTATACGTAACCCTTGGACGGTTAACAGTGAATGTAGCTTGGGAAAAGGGGACAATAACAGATAGGCAATACGAGATCCTCATGGATGTCTTTAAACAAGAAGGGAGGATGGGCAATGCGGAATATGCTTAA
- the panB gene encoding 3-methyl-2-oxobutanoate hydroxymethyltransferase, which produces MSITTTDIRSMKGQKKITMVTAYDALMAKIVDSVGIPLILVGDSVGMTYMGLPTTVPVTMEHMLHHTRAVMQGVSNSLVVGDLPFMSYATEEVALMNAGRFLQEGGCHAVKLEGGQEVAGVVRRLVEAGIPVVGHIGLLPQSINQQGGYRIQGKTAQQAQKLVDDAKALEESGAFTVVLEGIPGELAARITGSVGIPTIGIAAGPDCDGQVQVITDLLGMQEDFVPKHAKQYAKLASVIRQSLTQYKADVEEGRFGR; this is translated from the coding sequence ATGAGTATAACCACTACAGATATTCGCAGTATGAAAGGACAAAAAAAGATCACCATGGTCACTGCCTACGATGCGCTAATGGCGAAGATCGTGGACTCTGTAGGTATCCCCCTAATTTTAGTGGGAGACAGTGTTGGGATGACGTATATGGGTCTACCCACTACCGTACCAGTGACTATGGAGCATATGTTGCATCATACCAGGGCGGTCATGCAGGGCGTGAGTAACTCTCTGGTTGTTGGGGACCTTCCTTTCATGAGCTATGCTACCGAGGAAGTAGCATTGATGAACGCTGGTCGTTTCTTACAGGAAGGAGGGTGCCATGCGGTCAAACTAGAAGGTGGGCAAGAGGTTGCCGGGGTAGTGCGCCGCTTGGTGGAGGCAGGTATACCGGTGGTGGGTCACATTGGCTTGCTTCCCCAATCGATTAATCAACAGGGTGGCTATCGGATCCAGGGGAAGACAGCGCAACAGGCCCAGAAACTAGTAGACGATGCCAAGGCTCTAGAAGAAAGTGGGGCTTTTACTGTAGTGCTTGAGGGGATTCCTGGCGAACTAGCAGCAAGGATCACTGGTTCCGTTGGAATTCCCACGATTGGAATTGCGGCAGGTCCAGACTGCGATGGTCAAGTGCAGGTTATCACCGATCTGTTAGGAATGCAGGAGGATTTTGTCCCCAAACATGCCAAGCAGTATGCGAAGTTGGCTTCTGTTATACGGCAAAGCTTAACGCAGTACAAGGCGGACGTTGAAGAAGGACGGTTCGGCCGTTAG
- a CDS encoding 1-acyl-sn-glycerol-3-phosphate acyltransferase, translating to MTFYDSIFVFIACPRKVHFMAKQELFNSFFSRVFLTMLGGFPVKRGKSDRRAICKAISLLKEGKAVGIFFEGERSNDLLVYKPLPGVAMLATSLEVPIIPCAIVPEKHNMRVAFGPPISEKKPQDPAKKHLVYEQVNKLFIDEVLRLGDGKLTYVNQFIDPIIE from the coding sequence GTGACTTTTTATGATTCTATCTTTGTCTTCATTGCCTGTCCGCGGAAGGTCCACTTCATGGCTAAGCAAGAGTTATTTAACTCCTTCTTTTCCCGGGTCTTTCTCACCATGCTAGGAGGATTTCCTGTTAAACGAGGGAAAAGTGATCGGAGAGCAATCTGCAAAGCCATATCCCTGTTAAAGGAGGGTAAGGCAGTCGGAATCTTCTTTGAAGGTGAACGTTCGAACGACTTGTTAGTATACAAGCCTCTGCCCGGGGTTGCAATGCTAGCCACGAGCTTGGAAGTTCCCATCATTCCCTGCGCTATTGTCCCAGAAAAACACAACATGCGCGTAGCCTTTGGGCCACCGATTTCGGAGAAAAAACCCCAAGACCCAGCAAAGAAGCATCTTGTCTATGAGCAAGTCAACAAGTTGTTCATAGACGAGGTATTACGATTGGGAGATGGAAAACTAACCTATGTCAATCAATTCATCGACCCAATCATCGAATAA
- a CDS encoding ParB/RepB/Spo0J family partition protein, whose translation MKVMSVPIKMIEIPPRQIRRRASQEGIKTLADSIAEVGLLHPITVRPLKGDMYRLIAGERRFQACKLLGFEYIECIIADQTIDATRFQLVENEQRSELDPLERAVCIMQYLNETGLSKNALAEKIGIPRTTMLNWLLILEASERHQRAIVNNFQGGTSVLTLSHLAVAKRTARRLKKDQLQDQLLDLAEEQQLARSDLEKASRLLIENRKLTPMEAIRRVRPVEKFRQPRLQEQNPRLASEQASVISKINEALDEAGRYFHQLDQGPRIVLKEQERQVLTTKLREIEELALDLAAVLSSTRD comes from the coding sequence ATGAAAGTGATGAGTGTACCCATTAAGATGATCGAAATTCCCCCAAGACAGATACGTAGAAGGGCAAGTCAGGAGGGCATCAAGACCCTAGCTGATTCTATCGCCGAGGTGGGTCTGTTACATCCGATCACAGTAAGGCCATTAAAGGGGGATATGTATCGTCTTATCGCCGGCGAAAGACGATTTCAAGCCTGTAAATTGCTAGGATTTGAGTACATTGAATGTATTATCGCGGATCAGACTATTGATGCGACCCGTTTTCAACTGGTTGAAAACGAGCAGCGAAGTGAGCTGGATCCCTTGGAACGAGCTGTCTGTATTATGCAGTATCTCAATGAGACTGGGCTTTCCAAGAACGCCTTGGCGGAAAAGATAGGCATTCCCCGCACCACTATGCTAAACTGGCTACTTATCTTGGAGGCGAGTGAACGGCATCAGCGGGCAATTGTGAATAACTTCCAGGGAGGAACTAGTGTACTGACTTTGTCGCATCTAGCCGTGGCAAAAAGAACAGCCAGACGTCTAAAAAAGGATCAACTCCAGGATCAACTGCTTGATCTTGCCGAAGAGCAGCAACTAGCGCGCAGCGATCTAGAAAAGGCATCCAGACTCCTCATTGAAAACAGAAAGCTAACGCCCATGGAGGCGATTCGTCGGGTGCGACCCGTTGAAAAGTTTAGACAGCCCCGACTTCAGGAGCAAAACCCACGCCTTGCCAGTGAACAGGCAAGCGTTATCTCGAAGATAAATGAGGCCTTAGATGAAGCTGGGCGGTACTTCCACCAGTTGGATCAGGGTCCAAGAATCGTTCTTAAAGAACAGGAACGCCAAGTGCTAACCACGAAATTAAGAGAGATTGAGGAGCTGGCGTTAGATTTGGCTGCTGTCTTAAGCTCCACAAGGGATTAG